In Candidatus Methylomirabilota bacterium, the DNA window ACAGCGTCGGCAGGTCCTCGGCCAGATCCAAGGCGACCTCGACACTGCTCGTGCGCAGCTCGTAGGCCAGCAACTCGGCGGCCTCCCGGACCACCTGGTTGAGCCGCACGTCTCCCCGCTCGGGCGGGCGTTGGCGCGCCAGCGACAGGAAGTTGCGCACGATGCGGGCGCACCGCTCCGCCGCGGCGTGGATCTTCTCGGCGCGCTGGACCAGCGAGGGGTCCTTGGCCAGTTCGCGAAGAAGGTGAGCCTGGCCCATGAGGACCGCCAGCGGGTTGTTGAGCTCGTGAGCGACGCCGGCCAGCAGGGAGCCCATCGTGGCCACTTTCTCGCTCTGCAGGAGCCGCTGCGTCCGTTCGGCGACGATCTGCTCCAGCGAGCGGTTCTGGCGGTCGAGCTCGCGGTAAACCTCGACGAGCCGAGCGTAGAGCATGCCGTTCTCGAGCAGCAGCACCAGGAGCACAGCGCTTGCCGCCAGCAGTCCATAGATCCGGCCGACGTAGAAGCCGAGGTCGAAACGGCCAGCGTTGAGGACCGCGGCCAGTGCGATATCGAAGAGCCACGCGCACATCACGACCATGAGCCACAGGTCGAGCACCGAGTGCGGCCGTCGCCGCCACAGGATGACCAGCGCGAGGAGGCTCAACCCCCAGACGCTCGAGACGACGATGCTCATCGCCGGGGTGTAGTGGTTGCCCCGCATGATCGCGGGGAGAGCGTCCTGGCCCGCCGTGGCGAGGAGCGTGAGCCCGCACGCGAGGACGAGAACCGACGCAATGCTGGACAGGACGGCGATGCTGGCGTGGCCGCCAGGACGGCTCGTCTCGCGCCCCTCGTCCGTGAGCAGCACATACACGATGACGAGGAGCGGGAACCCGCCATGCCAGAACATGTACAGCCAGGCCGTGCTCTGAGGCCCGGCGCCGAGCAGGCCGGTTGGCGAGAACAGGCCGGGGAACGTGAGCGCGTGCGAGACAGTCATGAAGGCCGTAAACAGGTAGCCGCTGGCCAGCACCAACAGCGCCCGCGACCGCAATATGCTGAACTGACCGAAAAGCAAGACCGCCGTGATCAGATCGTTGATCACGAGCGCTGATTCATACATCGGGATGAAGGCCCAAATCTGCGCGAGCGGCTCCTTCGCAAAGGGCGCTGCCGCGAGAAAGAGCACGACGGACACCAGCACGACCGTGAGCGCAAGCTGGCGCTCGCCGCGCCCCGCAGGCAGTGTCGACAGGAATACCCCGCGCTCGTCTCTTAACCGGGATTCCCGATATGAACCTCGCATCAAATGTCCGCCAGCCGTTGATGTTCGGGATGTGACTGAGGACCTGTCCGATGACGACTCCCCAATTCCGTGGTTTCCTCCCTGAGGGCTTTGTTCCGCACCGCCCCGGGGAGTAGGTGGCAAGGTCGGTACCAACCGGGGTTTGCCAATCAAAACGACCAGTTATTGAGCCGGTGGGTCGAAGCGTATTGACACGCTGGCACGAAGGACCCCGAGTGCCGGGGGAAAAGTCCTTTTCGGAGCGCTTCGTCAAGACCCAGACGGAGAGCAGAGCGTCTGGGGTATCTCAGCACGGCTGAGAAGCGCGCAGGCGAGCACGGCGCGCTGGCCTTGAGGTTGAAGAAATCCTTGTTGAGGCGCGCGCGCCGCCTCCTGGCCCTCCTATCCGACGCGGAGTTATGGGCGGCCAGAAGCGACGATTTTTGCGGTGTCGGGTATGCGGCCCGGAGCGCGAGGGTCAGCGACCACGGGCCCGGGCGACGTCGACGTGGTGCTTGCGCGGCCGCCCAAGCCCGCGCCCCTGCGCCTTCGCCCGCGGGACGCCAGCGATCACCCGATCCCTGATCAGGTCGCCCTCGCTCATGCGCGGCTCGGGTCTGTTCACAACCGTGGGGTTGAAAACGGGCCGCCCCGCGAACTGCGTGCTCGTATCGTGGCCGGGCACCGACACCCAGCCAGCCAGTCGCACAGGCCGGCCCCCTCACGCCCGCCACTGGCGGTCCAGGCTCCGGTACTGGATGGCCTCGGCGAAGTGCTCGGCGCGGGGCCCGTCGGCGTCCTCCAGGTCGGCGATCGTTCGCGCCACCTTGACCACACGGTCGTGGCCCCGGGCCGACAGACCGAGCCGGCTCATGGCGGCGGCCAGCAGCCGCTCGCCCTCGGCGGGCGGGGGACAGAAGCGCCGCAGCTGGCGCGGCGTCATCTCGGCGTTGACCCGGACGGTGGTCCCGCGGAAGCGGTCCCGCTGGCGGGCGCGCGCTCGCAGGATACGGGCGCGGACGGTGGCCGAGGTGTCGCTGGCGGCCGCCGCCGGAAGCTCGGTCGGCGCGAGCGCGGGCAGCTCGACGTGCAGGTCGATGCGGTCGAGCAGGGGCCGCGAGAGACGGCCGAGGTAGCGACCGCGCTCGCCCGGGGTGCAGAGGCAACGGTCGAGCGAGGGGCAGCCGCGGCGACAGGGGTTCGCGGCGGCGATCAGTTGGAAGCGCGCGGGGAAGTCGCCGATGCCGCTGGCTCGCGCGATCGTCACGCGACCGTCCTCCAGAGGCTGGCGGAGGGATTCCAGGACGTGCTGGTGGAACTCGGGCAGCTCGTCGAGGAAGAGCACGCCCAGGTGCGCCAGCGTGACCTCGCCCGGATGGGGCGGGCTGCCGCCGCCGATCAGGCCGGAGACCGAGATCGTATGGTGGGGGGCGCGGAACGGGCGCGTCCTCACGAGTCCGCCCTGGGGCGCCAGGAGTCCGGCGACGCTCCAGATCGTCGACACCTCGATGACCTCGTCGCTGCTGAGGGGCGGCAGGATGCCGGGCAGCCGGCGGGCCAGCATCGTCTTGCCGCCGCCCGGAGGACCGACGAGCAGGACGTTGTGGGCGCCCGCGGCGGCGATCTCCAGCGCGCGCTTGGCATGGGTCTGTCCCCGCACGTCGGCGAAGTCGAGGTCGTCGGCGATCACAACTTCGGGTGGTGGCGTTGCCGGCAGCGGATGGTCGGCGGCGGAGGCATCACCGTTCAGGAGGGCGACGGCGTCGCCGAGCGTGGCGGCGGCCAGGACGCGCAGTCCGTCGACGGCCACCGCTTCTGCACGGTTGGCGGCCGGAACGAGCAGCGTCGTGATCCGGTGCCTCCGGCACGCCAGCCCGGCGGCCAGGGCGCCGCGCACCGGCTGGATCTGCCCGTCGAGCGCCAGCTCGCCGACGACACCGAAGGGCCCGATCCGCCCGCTCTTGACGGCGCCGGTCGCCGCCAGGATCCCCAGGGCGATGGGCAGGTCGAAGGAGGCGCCCTCCTTGCGGATATCGGCGGGGGCGAGGTTGACGGTGATGCGGTCGGACGGAAACGGGAACCCCGCGTTGCGAATGGCCGTGCGCACGCGCTCGCGACTTTCGCGGACGGCGGAGTCGGGCAGACCGACCGTGGTGAACGCCGGGAGCCCGCTGGCCACGTCCACCTCGACCCGCACGAGCACCGCCTCGACACCGATGAGGGCTGCGGAGAGCACGCGCGCGAGCACGGCCGATTCTTAGCCGCGCCGCTCCGACCGTCAATGTCACCGATTCCATACGGCGCCGGCGGCCGGGCCCGACGCGCCGGGGCCGCCGGCTATACAATCAGCGCATGCAGGAGATCATCCGCGCGCGCACCCGCAAGAAGTTCGAGGTCCTCGACCTCACGCCGCGCGTCGCCGACGTGGTGGCCCGATCGGGCGTGGGCGAAGGCCTCTGCACGGTCTTCGTCCGCCACGCGACCGCGGCCATCGTCATCAACGAGAACGCGGACCCCGGCGTGCGCGCCGACATCGTCGCCGCGCTGGACAAGCTGTTTCCCGAGGGCGTGTGGGAGCACGACAAGGTCGACGACAACGGCGCCGCCCATCTGAAGGCGGCCTTCCTCGGTCCGTCCGAGACGGTCCCGGTGGGTGGGGGCCGTCTCCTCCTGGGCACCTGGCAAGGGATCGCGCTGGTGGAGTGCGACGGCCCCCGGGAGCGGGAGATCGTCGTCGACGTGCGCGCGTGAGCGCGTGGCTCACGCGCGCGGCACCGCGCGACGTCACTTCCGGATCGCAAGGCGGGCCGATTCGATGGTACATTCCTAGGTCATGGCGCGCGAATTGCGGACCTCGGAGGGGGTGGACGCCTCCCGGGCGGTACGCCCCGTGGTCCTCGTCGTCGACGATGATCTCGGCATCCGGGAATCGTTCCGCCTGATCCTGGAGGACGACTACGACGTCCTGGACGTCCCCGACGGCCGGAGCGCGCTCGACGTCGTGCGATCGCGCCAGGTGGATCTCGTGCTTCTCGACATCCGGCTGCCCGAGATGGACGGCATCGAGGTGCTCGAGCGTATCAAGGCCATCGACGAGGCCATGGAGGTCGTCCTGGTGACCGCCGTGAAGACCGTCCGGACGGCGGTGGCGGCCATGAAGCTCGGCGCTTTCGACTACCTTACCAAGCCCTTCGAGGACGACG includes these proteins:
- a CDS encoding MASE4 domain-containing protein, whose protein sequence is MIGKPRLVPTLPPTPRGGAEQSPQGGNHGIGESSSDRSSVTSRTSTAGGHLMRGSYRESRLRDERGVFLSTLPAGRGERQLALTVVLVSVVLFLAAAPFAKEPLAQIWAFIPMYESALVINDLITAVLLFGQFSILRSRALLVLASGYLFTAFMTVSHALTFPGLFSPTGLLGAGPQSTAWLYMFWHGGFPLLVIVYVLLTDEGRETSRPGGHASIAVLSSIASVLVLACGLTLLATAGQDALPAIMRGNHYTPAMSIVVSSVWGLSLLALVILWRRRPHSVLDLWLMVVMCAWLFDIALAAVLNAGRFDLGFYVGRIYGLLAASAVLLVLLLENGMLYARLVEVYRELDRQNRSLEQIVAERTQRLLQSEKVATMGSLLAGVAHELNNPLAVLMGQAHLLRELAKDPSLVQRAEKIHAAAERCARIVRNFLSLARQRPPERGDVRLNQVVREAAELLAYELRTSSVEVALDLAEDLPTLWADSHQLHQVVVNLVGNAHQAMRHLAAPRRIVLTTRPGPTRNRVRLEVTDTGPGIPAAIRSKIFEPFFTTKPPGEGTGLGLSLCRGIIEEHGGTIAVESEPGRGTTFVVELPMLARPAPARGPADAEALPPITPKAILVADDEPDIAATLAEALQRDGHQVDIAADGLMALKMLARRSYDLVLSDTKMPNLDGEGLYRQLERRFPALLQRLIFVTGDVLDREKREFLESTGAPCLAKPFDLSEVRRVVHRVLAGASTARSPQP
- a CDS encoding YifB family Mg chelatase-like AAA ATPase: MLARVLSAALIGVEAVLVRVEVDVASGLPAFTTVGLPDSAVRESRERVRTAIRNAGFPFPSDRITVNLAPADIRKEGASFDLPIALGILAATGAVKSGRIGPFGVVGELALDGQIQPVRGALAAGLACRRHRITTLLVPAANRAEAVAVDGLRVLAAATLGDAVALLNGDASAADHPLPATPPPEVVIADDLDFADVRGQTHAKRALEIAAAGAHNVLLVGPPGGGKTMLARRLPGILPPLSSDEVIEVSTIWSVAGLLAPQGGLVRTRPFRAPHHTISVSGLIGGGSPPHPGEVTLAHLGVLFLDELPEFHQHVLESLRQPLEDGRVTIARASGIGDFPARFQLIAAANPCRRGCPSLDRCLCTPGERGRYLGRLSRPLLDRIDLHVELPALAPTELPAAAASDTSATVRARILRARARQRDRFRGTTVRVNAEMTPRQLRRFCPPPAEGERLLAAAMSRLGLSARGHDRVVKVARTIADLEDADGPRAEHFAEAIQYRSLDRQWRA
- a CDS encoding secondary thiamine-phosphate synthase enzyme YjbQ, translating into MQEIIRARTRKKFEVLDLTPRVADVVARSGVGEGLCTVFVRHATAAIVINENADPGVRADIVAALDKLFPEGVWEHDKVDDNGAAHLKAAFLGPSETVPVGGGRLLLGTWQGIALVECDGPREREIVVDVRA